The Virgibacillus siamensis genome includes a region encoding these proteins:
- a CDS encoding AAA family ATPase, whose amino-acid sequence MMQEKTLYNDRIEKVISNINKVMVGKEEEAVLSLVALLAQGHVLLEDVPGVGKTMMVRALAKSLDCDFKRIQFTPDLLPSDVTGVSIYNPKELEFEFRSGPILGNIVLADEINRTSPKTQSALLEGMEEKNVTVDGNTIPLKRPFFVMATQNPIEYEGTYPLPEAQLDRFILKLNMGYPTPEQELLMLDLTSKQHPIESISAVMTRDELVSIQEEVQHTYIDQNVQQYIINLVQKTRHNKSIYLGVSPRGSIALMKAAKAYAYMQGRDYVLPDDVKYLAPYVLSHRIILNSEAKYSGLTSDQVIQAIMTDTHIPIRKEFG is encoded by the coding sequence ATGATGCAGGAGAAAACATTATATAATGACCGTATTGAAAAGGTTATATCGAATATAAACAAAGTGATGGTTGGCAAGGAGGAGGAAGCGGTCTTGAGCCTGGTTGCATTGCTGGCGCAGGGGCATGTGCTGCTTGAGGATGTACCGGGGGTCGGCAAGACGATGATGGTCCGTGCACTGGCAAAATCACTTGATTGTGATTTCAAACGGATTCAGTTTACACCGGATTTGCTGCCATCGGATGTTACGGGGGTTTCCATTTATAATCCGAAAGAACTTGAGTTTGAATTCCGCAGCGGGCCGATTCTCGGAAACATTGTCCTCGCAGATGAAATAAACCGGACTTCCCCGAAGACCCAATCAGCACTCCTGGAAGGAATGGAAGAAAAAAATGTCACAGTTGATGGAAATACAATACCATTAAAACGCCCTTTTTTCGTAATGGCGACACAAAACCCTATTGAATACGAGGGAACATACCCGCTCCCTGAGGCACAACTCGACCGGTTCATTTTAAAGCTGAACATGGGCTATCCTACACCGGAACAGGAACTGCTGATGCTTGATCTTACTTCAAAACAGCACCCGATTGAATCTATTTCCGCAGTCATGACCAGGGACGAATTAGTTTCCATCCAGGAAGAAGTTCAACATACCTACATTGATCAGAATGTACAACAGTATATTATAAATCTTGTACAAAAAACACGTCACAATAAATCTATTTATTTAGGGGTCAGTCCACGTGGATCCATTGCACTCATGAAAGCAGCAAAAGCTTACGCATATATGCAGGGCCGGGATTATGTTCTTCCGGATGATGTGAAATATCTGGCACCTTACGTCCTGTCGCATCGGATTATCTTGAATTCGGAGGCCAAATATAGCGGTTTGACGAGTGATCAGGTTATTCAAGCAATTATGACAGACACACATATACCGATTCGAAAGGAATTTGGCTGA
- the guaA gene encoding glutamine-hydrolyzing GMP synthase encodes MRLRIGAYRMDNQMILVLDFGSQYNQLITRRIREHGVYSELHSHKLTAEEIREMNPKGIILSGGPHSVYDENSFRCDEKIFDLDIPVLGICYGMQLMAMHYGGKVAKAANREYGKALIDLADSPVLFRDTPEKQTVWMSHGDKVMEEPSSFQVDATSPSTPIAAMSNPDEKLYGVQFHPEVRHSEYGNHLLKQFVFDVCGCTGSWTIENFIDMEVDKIRETVGDRNVLCALSGGVDSSVVAALIHKAIGDQLTCIFVDHGLLRKNEADDVMNVFADDFHMNIIKVDASERFLSKLENVDDPELKRKIIGNEFIYVFDDEAAKLTNIDFLAQGTLYTDVIESGTETAQTIKSHHNVGGLPEDMQFELIEPLNTLFKDEVRELGTQLGLPDRIVWRQPFPGPGLAIRVLGAVTEEKLKIVRESDAILREEIANAGLERDIWQYFTVLPDIRSVGVMGDARTYDYTIGIRAVTSIDGMTSDWARIPWDVLEKISTRIVNDVEHINRVVYDITSKPPATIEWE; translated from the coding sequence ATGCGATTACGGATAGGAGCGTATAGAATGGATAATCAAATGATATTAGTGCTGGACTTCGGAAGCCAGTACAACCAGTTGATCACAAGACGGATTCGGGAGCATGGCGTATATAGTGAATTGCACTCACATAAACTGACTGCTGAGGAAATCCGTGAAATGAACCCAAAAGGGATTATTTTGTCAGGGGGTCCTCACAGTGTATATGATGAAAACAGTTTCCGCTGTGATGAGAAAATTTTTGATTTGGATATCCCTGTTTTGGGTATTTGTTATGGAATGCAATTAATGGCAATGCATTATGGCGGAAAGGTAGCTAAAGCTGCAAACCGGGAGTATGGCAAGGCCCTTATCGATTTGGCTGACAGCCCGGTGCTATTCCGGGATACACCGGAAAAGCAGACAGTTTGGATGAGTCATGGGGATAAAGTGATGGAGGAGCCGTCATCTTTTCAGGTGGATGCAACAAGCCCATCGACTCCAATCGCAGCTATGAGCAACCCTGATGAGAAATTGTATGGTGTTCAATTTCATCCGGAAGTCCGGCATTCCGAGTATGGCAATCATCTCTTGAAACAGTTTGTCTTTGATGTGTGCGGTTGTACCGGTTCATGGACAATTGAAAACTTTATCGATATGGAAGTGGATAAAATCCGTGAAACAGTTGGTGACCGGAATGTTCTATGCGCGCTTAGCGGCGGAGTAGATTCATCAGTTGTTGCAGCATTGATCCATAAGGCAATTGGTGATCAGCTGACATGTATTTTCGTTGATCATGGACTTTTGCGTAAAAACGAAGCAGATGATGTGATGAACGTTTTTGCAGATGATTTCCATATGAATATCATTAAAGTGGATGCATCTGAACGCTTCCTATCCAAACTGGAAAATGTGGATGATCCGGAACTCAAGCGAAAAATTATCGGCAATGAATTCATTTATGTATTTGATGACGAGGCTGCAAAACTTACAAACATTGATTTCCTTGCACAGGGAACACTATATACCGATGTAATCGAAAGCGGCACGGAAACTGCGCAAACCATTAAATCGCACCATAACGTTGGCGGTCTTCCGGAAGATATGCAGTTTGAACTGATTGAACCGCTAAATACACTGTTTAAAGATGAAGTTCGTGAACTGGGAACCCAGCTCGGACTTCCTGATCGGATTGTCTGGCGGCAGCCATTCCCTGGACCAGGGCTGGCAATTCGCGTTTTAGGAGCGGTCACCGAGGAAAAGCTGAAAATTGTTCGTGAATCAGATGCTATTTTACGTGAAGAAATTGCTAATGCCGGACTTGAACGGGATATTTGGCAATATTTCACCGTGCTGCCGGACATCAGAAGTGTTGGTGTAATGGGTGATGCACGGACGTATGATTATACAATCGGCATCAGAGCGGTGACATCGATTGACGGAATGACATCGGACTGGGCACGGATTCCGTGGGATGTACTGGAGAAAATTTCAACACGGATTGTAAATGACGTCGAACACATTAATCGTGTTGTGTACGATATTACGAGCAAGCCGCCAGCAACGATTGAGTGGGAGTAA
- a CDS encoding DUF58 domain-containing protein: MSERMKFAGKLLSVVLLIGLLFSFAMFQGGFTSWFLFFGFLPIFLYHLSLLLYPVHNWQVSRRFSRNVIRTGDHVDVTIRVKRNVPYPLYYCICEEIFPVTLQRTKGNHDAYRFLNEPYRTEVNRTIKKIVFPGFRREIEFPYVLQQVPRGEHQLQFIRIRVGDVFGFVKKEHIFHVNDQVVAFPDKREVYMTDTFSSFEQGSISSYALNLKNTNVATGVREYEPGDKFSWIDWKQTAKKNNVITKEFEQEKSTDTVVVLDACDHRGINKLAFEASIELTVSLLEYVRKQASQVGFLSVGEEAVYFPMHHDPVKADAIQRHLTRIQPEGVYPFSLKLQNELPKLPNGSNMIMVTTYLDDKFMEMIKKTRQQAKQVTVLFIQGSALISDREHAIIEKLYLGGIVINVLTEKQLVRNDTEVSVS; encoded by the coding sequence ATGAGTGAAAGGATGAAATTTGCTGGAAAATTACTTTCCGTTGTACTTTTGATAGGATTGCTTTTTTCGTTTGCAATGTTCCAGGGGGGATTTACGAGCTGGTTTTTGTTTTTTGGTTTTTTGCCTATTTTTTTGTACCATCTTAGTCTGTTATTGTATCCGGTTCATAATTGGCAGGTCTCCCGCCGTTTTTCCCGCAACGTCATACGTACAGGTGATCATGTTGATGTTACTATCCGCGTAAAACGAAATGTGCCCTACCCACTGTATTATTGCATTTGTGAAGAAATCTTTCCGGTAACATTACAACGGACGAAAGGTAATCATGATGCATACCGTTTTTTGAATGAACCTTACCGAACCGAAGTAAATCGTACTATTAAGAAGATTGTTTTTCCAGGATTTCGCCGGGAAATTGAATTCCCTTATGTTTTGCAGCAGGTCCCCCGTGGTGAACACCAATTGCAGTTTATTCGGATTCGTGTCGGGGATGTGTTTGGATTTGTTAAAAAAGAACATATCTTCCATGTCAACGATCAGGTTGTTGCATTTCCGGATAAGCGGGAAGTGTACATGACGGATACGTTCAGCAGTTTTGAACAGGGGTCCATCTCCTCTTATGCGCTAAATCTGAAAAATACCAACGTGGCTACAGGGGTTCGTGAATATGAACCTGGGGATAAATTTTCCTGGATTGACTGGAAACAAACTGCGAAGAAAAACAATGTCATTACGAAAGAATTTGAACAGGAAAAAAGCACGGATACGGTGGTTGTTCTGGATGCGTGTGATCACCGGGGCATAAATAAACTTGCCTTTGAAGCATCAATTGAGTTGACAGTTTCACTACTGGAGTATGTCCGAAAACAGGCATCACAGGTTGGTTTTTTGTCAGTCGGAGAAGAAGCGGTTTATTTTCCCATGCATCATGACCCGGTCAAGGCAGATGCCATCCAGCGCCATCTCACGCGCATTCAGCCGGAAGGGGTATACCCTTTTTCTCTGAAACTGCAAAATGAACTGCCGAAACTGCCAAATGGCTCCAATATGATTATGGTTACAACATATCTCGATGACAAGTTTATGGAAATGATTAAGAAAACGAGACAGCAGGCGAAGCAGGTAACGGTGCTGTTTATCCAGGGATCCGCTCTAATATCGGACCGGGAGCACGCTATTATTGAGAAGCTTTATCTAGGCGGAATTGTGATAAACGTGCTCACCGAAAAGCAGCTTGTCCGCAATGACACTGAGGTGAGTGTATCATGA
- a CDS encoding amidase has protein sequence MDSRTYLSMDATQMAEQIRKRQITMSELVHAAVKQLEKVNPLLNAVVHDRIENAKNEADFIDDSMAFSGVPFLLKNISQAVKDEPLTSGSKLMQNVISGHDSHLVKKLRNAGFLFLGHTNTPEFALKNITEPVVHGPTRNPWNAAFSPGGSSGGAAAAVASGIVPMAGASDGGGSIRIPASFSGLFGLKPTRGRTPVGPGAGRAWQGAAIDFALSRTVRDSAAMLDILQVIQPAAAFQTPLFPGTYAEYMKQPFDKPLRIAYTTASPVCTPVSQDAKMAVEKLINWLESEGHFVEEQEPGVDGTKLMSDYYLMNSGEMSNVVQQLEGSLGRKLTENDLEIESWMLNEAGKTVSAAEFSASLASWDTAAEKMAVFHETYDFYITPSTAYTAPEVGELTYSMEEQERLRGKMLEADSSEQQQLIYDMFLPSLTYTPYTQLANLTGQPAMSLPIYVSDKNMPLGVQVMASKGEEYRLLQLAWQAEQSGIWQGMQGNPYFEV, from the coding sequence ATGGATTCCAGAACATATCTTTCCATGGATGCAACACAGATGGCCGAACAGATCAGAAAAAGGCAAATAACTATGTCTGAGTTGGTCCATGCAGCGGTAAAACAATTGGAGAAAGTTAATCCGTTATTGAACGCAGTGGTACACGACAGGATAGAAAATGCTAAAAATGAGGCTGATTTTATTGATGACAGCATGGCTTTTTCAGGTGTGCCCTTCCTTCTTAAAAATATATCCCAGGCCGTTAAAGATGAGCCCCTGACATCAGGGTCAAAGTTAATGCAAAATGTTATCAGCGGCCATGATTCACATCTTGTGAAGAAGTTGCGGAATGCAGGCTTTCTTTTTTTGGGACATACCAATACACCGGAATTCGCATTGAAAAATATTACCGAGCCGGTGGTACATGGGCCAACGCGCAATCCGTGGAATGCCGCGTTTTCACCTGGAGGCTCAAGCGGCGGGGCAGCAGCGGCAGTTGCATCCGGCATTGTACCAATGGCCGGCGCAAGTGACGGCGGTGGTTCCATTCGGATCCCGGCATCTTTCTCCGGATTATTTGGGTTGAAGCCTACACGTGGAAGAACACCGGTGGGACCTGGTGCAGGACGTGCCTGGCAAGGTGCTGCGATTGATTTTGCACTGAGCAGGACAGTTCGAGACAGTGCAGCAATGCTTGATATATTGCAGGTTATCCAGCCGGCAGCGGCATTTCAGACACCGCTTTTTCCAGGGACGTATGCCGAATATATGAAACAACCATTTGACAAACCACTTCGCATTGCCTATACAACTGCATCTCCTGTATGTACACCAGTATCACAGGATGCAAAAATGGCAGTGGAGAAACTGATCAATTGGCTCGAAAGTGAAGGACATTTCGTTGAAGAACAAGAGCCAGGTGTAGATGGGACTAAGCTGATGAGTGATTATTATTTGATGAACAGTGGGGAAATGTCCAACGTAGTACAGCAGTTGGAAGGCTCACTGGGACGGAAACTTACCGAAAATGATCTGGAAATTGAATCCTGGATGCTGAATGAGGCAGGTAAAACTGTGTCTGCAGCGGAATTTTCCGCCAGTCTCGCTTCATGGGATACTGCTGCGGAAAAGATGGCTGTTTTTCACGAAACATATGATTTTTACATCACCCCTTCTACCGCGTATACAGCTCCCGAAGTGGGTGAACTAACGTACTCAATGGAAGAACAGGAACGGTTACGCGGGAAGATGCTTGAAGCCGATTCAAGTGAACAGCAGCAACTGATTTATGATATGTTTTTACCGAGCCTGACCTATACCCCATATACACAGCTTGCCAACTTGACAGGACAGCCGGCAATGTCTCTGCCAATATATGTATCTGATAAAAACATGCCGCTTGGTGTCCAGGTTATGGCATCAAAAGGGGAGGAATACAGACTATTGCAGCTTGCCTGGCAGGCGGAGCAGTCTGGCATATGGCAGGGAATGCAGGGAAATCCATATTTTGAAGTATAA
- a CDS encoding DUF4129 domain-containing transglutaminase family protein, with protein MNTKIPVLYTTILYICAFVLFLEWLYPINVVGDVNNLTVFILYTIFCFFISVLQFHWLLSMSLKGIGLFIIIDSLFLSGTLLSKQWVSQLFTEIGFNLNAMFAGQWYELTPLFRSILFLVLIWLMSYLLQYWFIVMKRIFLFILLTFVYLTILDTFTMYDADAAIVRTFVVSFIALGMTSLFKEIDQEEIHFAWMKKQSVWIIPLAVMVMFSTLVGYAAPKFDPQWPDPVPFLKSAAENAGGPGDGPSVIQKVGYGNDDSQLGGSFVQDYTPIFRATGTEKHYWRVETKDVYTGKGWIKSRQSSYTMQNPNNMGPETFWGSVETERLHTKLDFQRKSGMEKLIYPYGIKEVSTKSNDVSFLLDERSGEILTEIDDEAAKLESYSILYEKPTFAINKLRKASMEDPARIDGRYTQLPESLPGRVEKLARNITSEENNRYDKAQAIETYFNSNGFVYQTSNIPVPGEGEDYVAQFLFDSKAGYCDNFSTSMVVMLRTLDIPARWVKGFSGGERIGDSKDGRSVYEVTNANAHSWVEVYFPDIGWVPFEPTQGFSNMADFQLNVENDSSSTGGMDQSEGNSSMQQQQRQPEPVDPQQQARIDAGAMDGSEPESDINWWRIVLITAGLLLVAYIVFRTRLRWQTLYMKLKFNSKSDPKTYQDAYHHLLKVLAHNGLSKKPDQTLREYSKRIDSRFQTDAMNRLTSYYERVLYKNETDSQETAELNQLWKYLIKRAKA; from the coding sequence ATGAATACAAAAATACCAGTTTTGTATACTACAATTCTGTATATCTGTGCATTTGTACTTTTTTTGGAATGGCTGTACCCGATTAATGTTGTCGGCGATGTAAACAATTTAACTGTTTTTATCTTGTACACTATTTTTTGTTTCTTTATTTCAGTTCTCCAGTTCCACTGGCTGCTGTCAATGTCACTGAAAGGGATCGGGCTTTTCATCATTATTGACTCCCTGTTTCTGTCAGGTACTCTCTTAAGCAAACAATGGGTCAGCCAGCTCTTTACGGAAATCGGCTTCAATTTAAATGCTATGTTTGCCGGTCAATGGTATGAATTAACCCCATTGTTTCGAAGTATTTTGTTTCTTGTCTTGATTTGGCTGATGAGTTACCTGCTCCAATACTGGTTTATTGTGATGAAACGAATCTTCCTGTTTATTTTGCTTACATTTGTGTATTTGACGATTCTGGATACATTTACAATGTATGATGCGGATGCAGCGATTGTCCGAACGTTTGTCGTATCGTTTATAGCCTTGGGCATGACAAGTTTGTTCAAGGAAATTGACCAGGAGGAAATCCATTTCGCCTGGATGAAAAAACAGTCGGTATGGATTATTCCGTTGGCAGTGATGGTGATGTTCTCTACGCTTGTAGGATATGCAGCGCCGAAATTTGATCCGCAATGGCCGGACCCTGTTCCATTCCTTAAAAGCGCCGCCGAAAATGCAGGCGGCCCGGGGGATGGCCCATCTGTGATCCAAAAAGTTGGATATGGAAATGATGATTCACAACTGGGTGGATCGTTTGTTCAGGATTATACACCAATCTTCCGGGCGACCGGCACGGAAAAGCATTACTGGCGGGTAGAGACAAAAGACGTCTATACCGGAAAAGGCTGGATCAAGTCAAGGCAATCTTCTTACACAATGCAAAATCCTAATAATATGGGTCCGGAAACGTTTTGGGGCAGTGTGGAAACAGAAAGACTTCACACCAAATTGGATTTTCAGCGCAAAAGTGGTATGGAAAAACTGATTTATCCATATGGAATTAAAGAAGTATCGACGAAAAGCAATGACGTTTCATTCTTGCTGGATGAGCGTTCAGGAGAAATACTGACTGAGATTGATGATGAAGCGGCAAAACTGGAATCGTACTCAATTTTGTATGAAAAACCGACCTTTGCTATTAATAAGTTGCGTAAGGCCAGCATGGAGGATCCTGCACGTATTGACGGACGATATACCCAATTGCCGGAATCTTTGCCGGGAAGAGTTGAAAAACTCGCCCGCAACATAACATCCGAAGAGAATAACCGTTATGATAAGGCACAAGCGATTGAAACTTATTTCAACAGTAATGGCTTCGTGTATCAGACGAGTAATATTCCGGTTCCGGGTGAGGGTGAGGATTACGTTGCACAATTTTTATTTGATTCAAAAGCAGGATATTGTGACAACTTTTCCACCTCGATGGTAGTTATGCTCCGCACGCTGGACATTCCGGCACGCTGGGTAAAAGGCTTCTCCGGCGGTGAAAGGATCGGCGACAGTAAAGACGGGCGAAGCGTTTACGAGGTGACCAATGCCAATGCCCATTCATGGGTTGAAGTTTATTTTCCGGACATTGGCTGGGTCCCGTTTGAGCCAACGCAAGGATTTTCCAACATGGCTGACTTTCAACTGAACGTGGAGAATGATTCGTCCTCAACCGGGGGGATGGATCAGTCGGAAGGCAACAGCAGTATGCAACAGCAGCAAAGACAACCGGAGCCGGTTGACCCGCAGCAGCAGGCACGTATAGATGCAGGAGCGATGGATGGCAGTGAACCGGAATCGGATATAAACTGGTGGAGAATCGTGCTCATAACGGCAGGACTATTACTTGTCGCTTATATTGTTTTCAGGACCAGACTCCGTTGGCAGACGCTGTATATGAAGCTGAAGTTTAACAGTAAAAGTGATCCCAAAACATACCAGGATGCATATCATCATTTGCTGAAAGTACTTGCGCATAACGGGCTTTCCAAAAAGCCGGATCAAACACTGCGGGAGTATTCGAAACGCATTGATTCGAGATTCCAGACTGATGCCATGAACCGGTTGACCAGTTATTATGAACGTGTTTTGTATAAAAATGAGACGGACAGTCAGGAAACAGCCGAATTAAACCAATTATGGAAATATTTAATTAAGCGCGCAAAGGCTTGA
- a CDS encoding GerAB/ArcD/ProY family transporter: protein MDRFEYGDDKITDKEIMVAVPSIVIGVGVLYLPRVVAADTIAADGWLALLVGGIIIMFFTWLCAKLAVQFPGKQFIDYASLIISKPIAICMTIMLAIQGVLITAFEVRVIGDLAKHYLFDRTPPEVIMLVFLLVVVYAVSGSRAGVLRLNMLFLPIIIFIAIVVMLFTTGWFEKGNLMPFFQTSISGHVSALHTSVLSYLGFFVLLFYISLVKKPKKVPIKAAIGMGVAVFMYMLLFIICIAVFGNHATANLLYPTVELAKEVEIPGGFFERFESVFFVIWIMAIFNTSAMALDVSVFALNSIFKNKPKRKIVFWLSPLILFIAQFPQDFTEVGKLGTLISYYGLGITLSVTILLFIVGKLRGVMDSEKS, encoded by the coding sequence ATGGATCGGTTTGAATACGGAGATGACAAGATTACTGACAAAGAGATTATGGTTGCTGTTCCATCCATCGTAATCGGTGTTGGAGTGCTTTATCTGCCAAGAGTAGTTGCAGCAGATACGATTGCTGCCGATGGCTGGCTGGCTTTATTAGTCGGCGGAATCATTATCATGTTTTTCACCTGGCTCTGCGCAAAACTTGCTGTGCAATTTCCGGGCAAGCAGTTTATTGACTATGCATCTTTGATTATTTCCAAACCTATTGCAATTTGTATGACCATCATGCTGGCAATTCAAGGGGTGCTGATAACGGCTTTTGAGGTACGGGTTATCGGGGATTTGGCGAAGCATTATTTGTTTGACCGAACCCCTCCTGAAGTGATTATGCTTGTGTTTTTACTTGTCGTTGTCTATGCAGTGTCAGGATCACGTGCAGGGGTACTCCGTCTGAATATGTTGTTCCTGCCAATTATCATTTTCATTGCAATTGTGGTGATGTTGTTCACAACCGGGTGGTTTGAGAAGGGGAATCTCATGCCGTTTTTTCAGACCAGTATCAGTGGGCATGTGAGTGCGCTCCATACAAGTGTTTTATCCTACTTAGGTTTCTTTGTTCTGCTGTTTTACATTTCCCTTGTAAAAAAACCGAAGAAGGTTCCCATAAAGGCGGCGATCGGAATGGGGGTTGCAGTGTTTATGTATATGCTGCTGTTTATCATCTGTATTGCGGTATTTGGAAATCATGCGACCGCAAATCTGCTTTATCCGACAGTGGAACTGGCAAAAGAAGTGGAAATTCCCGGCGGTTTTTTTGAACGTTTCGAATCAGTCTTTTTTGTTATTTGGATTATGGCGATTTTTAATACATCAGCGATGGCATTGGATGTATCCGTCTTTGCACTTAATTCTATATTTAAAAATAAACCGAAGCGGAAGATTGTTTTTTGGCTATCCCCATTAATTTTGTTTATTGCACAGTTTCCACAGGATTTTACGGAAGTTGGCAAACTGGGAACACTGATTAGCTATTATGGTTTGGGGATTACTTTATCCGTTACAATTTTACTGTTTATCGTAGGAAAACTCAGAGGGGTGATGGACAGTGAAAAATCATAA
- a CDS encoding Ger(x)C family spore germination protein: MKNHKRVCLVFSSILFFLLAGCWDRVEIEERGFVLGAAIDVAEEQTGDELQLRLTTQLVVPSGIGTPASGSSSSKEPYMNISATGHSMYTINRKLAEQTSRSPYYQHVKLLVVSEEVAANPNLFSSLMDFFIRDHEMRRGIRVLIAQDEAKKVLEATSDTEDLPTIYIESMLENSYKNGDVLQPLRLGKIHEYLVSDQSFAIPKIHMKGDRAVYQNAAVFHDFKNKVIGTLESKDIKGLNFITGKMEGGLIKVELNEHLTTLEILRIHSNMHITAINENSVEAKVKVNVNAKVAETFSSMDIATEKNLNKLEKGAEKKVKKLILQTAEKSQNELDADVLGLGQLLKHHYYDYWKQVRTNWDQGRSIFANSDITAEVHVAIRGTGGADQTSIRGE; the protein is encoded by the coding sequence GTGAAAAATCATAAACGAGTCTGTCTGGTATTCAGCAGTATATTGTTTTTTTTGTTGGCGGGCTGCTGGGACAGGGTGGAGATCGAGGAGCGCGGATTTGTACTTGGGGCAGCGATTGATGTTGCGGAAGAACAGACGGGTGATGAGCTGCAATTGCGCTTAACCACCCAATTAGTTGTCCCATCCGGGATCGGCACTCCTGCAAGCGGCAGCAGCAGTAGTAAGGAACCCTATATGAATATTTCAGCCACGGGTCACAGCATGTATACGATCAATCGTAAATTGGCGGAACAGACGAGCCGCTCACCGTATTATCAGCATGTTAAATTACTTGTTGTGTCTGAAGAAGTTGCAGCAAATCCAAATTTGTTTTCCAGTTTGATGGATTTCTTTATTCGTGATCATGAAATGCGGCGGGGAATCAGAGTCCTGATTGCCCAGGATGAGGCGAAAAAAGTGTTGGAGGCAACATCGGATACTGAAGACCTTCCCACCATTTATATTGAATCCATGTTGGAAAACAGCTACAAAAATGGTGATGTCCTCCAGCCGCTCAGGTTGGGAAAAATTCATGAATACCTTGTAAGTGATCAAAGTTTTGCCATTCCTAAAATTCATATGAAGGGTGACAGAGCAGTCTACCAGAATGCAGCGGTGTTTCATGATTTCAAAAATAAGGTGATTGGTACGCTGGAATCGAAGGATATAAAAGGTTTGAATTTTATTACAGGTAAAATGGAAGGAGGTCTTATTAAAGTAGAACTGAACGAGCATTTAACAACCTTGGAAATATTGCGTATACACAGCAACATGCACATAACAGCGATTAACGAAAACAGTGTTGAGGCTAAAGTGAAAGTTAATGTCAACGCCAAGGTTGCGGAAACGTTCAGTTCAATGGATATAGCCACTGAAAAAAATTTGAATAAACTTGAAAAAGGGGCAGAAAAGAAAGTGAAAAAACTGATACTGCAGACCGCTGAAAAATCACAAAACGAATTGGACGCAGATGTACTCGGTCTTGGTCAGCTTTTGAAGCATCATTATTATGATTACTGGAAACAAGTGCGGACCAATTGGGATCAGGGCAGAAGTATTTTTGCAAACAGTGATATCACTGCCGAAGTCCATGTAGCAATTAGAGGTACAGGCGGGGCAGATCAAACGAGTATTAGAGGTGAATAA